Proteins co-encoded in one Acidimicrobiia bacterium genomic window:
- a CDS encoding response regulator: MSKVLLVADASWVRNQVAAALSDSEIEVREITDPRTAVNEVIGFEPDVIIIDMQIGSMGGMAVARAVRETEYESHLADIPIVLLLDRAADAFLAKRASAHAWLTKPITAQDLRATLDRVQGVGAVR, from the coding sequence ATGTCAAAAGTGCTGCTCGTAGCGGACGCATCCTGGGTTCGAAACCAGGTAGCCGCCGCTCTCAGCGATTCAGAAATCGAAGTGCGCGAGATCACGGATCCGCGCACCGCCGTGAACGAAGTGATCGGCTTCGAACCGGATGTGATCATCATCGACATGCAGATCGGGAGCATGGGCGGTATGGCCGTCGCCAGGGCCGTTCGAGAGACCGAGTACGAATCGCATCTCGCGGACATACCCATCGTTCTCCTGCTTGATCGGGCCGCCGACGCATTCCTCGCGAAGAGAGCCTCTGCTCACGCCTGGCTGACGAAACCCATCACAGCTCAGGATCTCCGGGCCACGCTGGACCGGGTGCAGGGCGTCGGGGCCGTCCGCTGA
- a CDS encoding NfeD family protein has product MLRRLSALSALFVALVAMPAFASEREAPVDIIEVKGPLDGLGIEYVMDEISASAADGSLAVIIQVDSPGAVSDKIDELIELIQAAPLPIATWVGPAPARAYGGALQMVLAAPVRLAAVGSEIGHISPRVAGTNRGTEIHSGIGSEDIELLSDVVEVTAPVPGIIDATPPADRQAVAALDGVGFVVAGETIVLTTIHDVEVDGETVSTTAPVRFRQPGVLTRTARTALAPEAAFFFLVAGLAVAAFEFYAIGPGLAAAVAAASLLMAGYGLVSLPLRWWGLLLVPAGMWLFTVDYQRGRFRALSALGAIVLLAGGLTFTNGGSQITANFWGVLFAVMGVWLFYQFAMPTVARARFSTPTMGREYLIGRSGRALTGFAPEGRVEVDGAHWAATAHREAGISEGDEVVVAGIDGLFLEVERKQ; this is encoded by the coding sequence ATGCTTCGTCGTCTCTCAGCTCTCTCCGCGTTGTTCGTAGCGCTCGTCGCCATGCCCGCCTTTGCCTCTGAGCGCGAAGCTCCCGTCGACATCATCGAAGTCAAAGGGCCTCTCGACGGACTCGGCATCGAGTACGTCATGGACGAGATATCCGCCTCGGCGGCAGACGGATCGCTCGCCGTGATCATTCAGGTCGATTCTCCGGGGGCAGTGTCGGACAAGATCGATGAGTTGATCGAGCTCATCCAGGCCGCGCCTCTTCCCATCGCCACGTGGGTAGGGCCGGCCCCTGCCCGCGCATACGGAGGGGCGCTGCAGATGGTCCTGGCGGCGCCTGTGCGGCTGGCCGCGGTCGGATCTGAGATCGGCCACATCAGTCCCCGAGTAGCCGGAACCAACCGCGGCACAGAGATCCACTCCGGGATCGGAAGCGAGGACATCGAGTTGCTGTCCGATGTCGTAGAGGTCACGGCACCCGTGCCCGGCATCATCGATGCCACTCCTCCGGCCGATCGGCAGGCGGTGGCAGCACTGGACGGTGTCGGCTTCGTGGTAGCCGGCGAAACGATCGTGCTCACCACGATTCACGACGTGGAGGTCGATGGTGAAACGGTCAGTACCACCGCTCCGGTGCGCTTCAGGCAGCCGGGCGTCCTGACCCGCACGGCCCGCACAGCCCTGGCGCCGGAGGCCGCCTTCTTCTTCCTCGTCGCCGGTCTCGCCGTGGCGGCTTTCGAGTTCTATGCGATCGGCCCCGGCCTGGCCGCCGCCGTGGCGGCCGCATCACTGCTCATGGCAGGCTACGGCCTGGTCAGCTTGCCGCTGCGCTGGTGGGGACTCCTGCTCGTCCCGGCCGGGATGTGGTTGTTCACCGTCGACTACCAGCGCGGGCGATTCAGGGCCTTGAGTGCCCTCGGCGCGATTGTGCTCCTCGCCGGGGGTCTGACCTTCACCAACGGCGGTTCGCAGATAACCGCCAACTTCTGGGGTGTCCTGTTCGCCGTCATGGGGGTCTGGCTGTTCTACCAGTTCGCAATGCCCACAGTGGCTCGAGCCCGGTTCTCAACGCCGACCATGGGCAGGGAGTACCTGATCGGCCGGTCGGGCAGGGCGCTCACCGGCTTTGCGCCTGAGGGCAGAGTCGAAGTCGACGGCGCTCACTGGGCGGCCACCGCCCATCGCGAGGCCGGGATATCCGAAGGCGACGAGGTCGTCGTTGCCGGCATCGACGGCTTGTTTCTCGAGGTGGAGAGAAAGCAGTAG
- a CDS encoding WhiB family transcriptional regulator, whose amino-acid sequence MSDWQSAALCRGNHSHLFFPPSTFERKDERERREVRAKAICQVCPVTSDCLDYAVRIREPYGIWGGLTEPDRRSVAVQSA is encoded by the coding sequence GTGAGCGACTGGCAGTCTGCCGCTCTTTGTAGAGGCAACCATTCGCATCTGTTTTTCCCGCCCAGCACGTTCGAACGCAAGGACGAACGTGAACGGCGAGAGGTCAGGGCGAAAGCCATCTGTCAGGTCTGTCCGGTGACGAGCGATTGCCTCGACTATGCAGTCCGCATTCGCGAGCCGTACGGAATATGGGGAGGACTCACCGAACCGGATCGACGGTCGGTAGCCGTTCAATCGGCCTGA
- the selB gene encoding selenocysteine-specific translation elongation factor, producing MPVIGTAGHVDHGKSTLVEQLTGRDPDRWDEEKRRGLTIDLGFAWTTLPDGTEVSFVDVPGHERFIKNMLAGTEAIDVALLVVAADEGWMPQSEEHLAVLDLLGVRHGVVAITKTDRVDEDLLELAVLEVEEHLAGTVFADAPLIPVAAPTRAGQESLLEHLAKAVESAGRESRPNGRSRLWIDRAFTISGAGTVVTGTLTDGSVRVGDRLELWPGKHEVRVRGLQSHEQELETVPPSTRCAINLAGLERQEVQRGSMLGLPGQWAPSDLLLVDVRTARYVEDPLTNRGAYHLHLGSGSWPVTLRLVEDAELTGSGAALLELPSRIPVVAGDRFILRETGRRSVVGGGRVLNPAPSRRRASILTSLGSLRAALGEGPDSIADALLGARQTEDLARLAAHSGGGTPTDAVIVKGRAMARRHAHQITDRAVAAARAFQEENPLRPGVPKASLASSIEVDLDFLEALIDSGDELRDDGATVATADFAGGLDAGREADWESVRDELRTAGLAVPRIKELSIDPDLLHALLREARIVRVGPELVYLPEQLDGLIERMRAMPTPFTVAEFRDHFGLSRKYAVPLLEWMDANGVTERDGDVRTVQAD from the coding sequence ATGCCGGTAATCGGCACCGCCGGACATGTCGACCACGGCAAGTCGACCCTGGTCGAGCAGTTGACCGGACGTGACCCGGACCGCTGGGACGAAGAGAAGAGGCGCGGGCTGACCATCGATCTCGGGTTCGCCTGGACCACCCTCCCGGACGGAACAGAGGTCTCTTTCGTCGACGTCCCGGGCCATGAGCGTTTCATCAAGAACATGCTGGCCGGAACGGAGGCTATAGATGTGGCGCTGCTCGTCGTTGCCGCGGACGAGGGTTGGATGCCGCAATCCGAGGAGCATCTGGCAGTTCTCGACCTACTCGGCGTGCGTCACGGCGTCGTAGCCATTACAAAGACCGACCGGGTCGATGAGGACTTGCTCGAACTGGCGGTTCTCGAAGTAGAAGAGCACCTGGCCGGAACGGTGTTCGCCGATGCCCCGCTCATTCCGGTCGCCGCCCCGACACGCGCCGGACAGGAGTCTTTGCTGGAACACCTGGCGAAGGCGGTGGAGAGCGCGGGACGCGAGTCCCGGCCCAACGGGCGCTCCAGGCTGTGGATCGATCGCGCCTTCACGATCTCCGGGGCGGGAACCGTCGTCACGGGAACACTCACCGACGGCTCCGTCCGGGTCGGAGATCGTCTCGAGCTCTGGCCGGGCAAGCACGAAGTCCGGGTCCGCGGACTTCAGTCGCATGAACAGGAACTCGAAACCGTGCCGCCGTCCACTCGTTGTGCGATCAACCTGGCAGGGCTCGAGCGGCAGGAGGTACAGCGAGGGTCGATGCTCGGCCTGCCGGGTCAGTGGGCACCCAGCGACCTGCTCCTGGTGGACGTTCGGACCGCCAGGTATGTGGAGGACCCGCTGACCAACCGCGGCGCCTACCACCTGCACCTCGGATCTGGTTCATGGCCTGTGACCCTGCGGCTCGTTGAGGATGCCGAGCTCACCGGGTCCGGGGCGGCTCTGCTCGAGCTGCCCTCCCGGATTCCCGTGGTGGCCGGAGACAGGTTCATTCTGAGAGAAACCGGACGCCGTTCCGTCGTCGGAGGCGGCCGGGTTCTGAATCCCGCCCCGAGCAGGCGCCGCGCCTCGATTCTGACGTCGCTCGGCAGCCTGCGTGCGGCGCTCGGCGAAGGGCCGGACTCGATCGCCGATGCCTTGCTCGGAGCCCGGCAGACGGAGGATCTCGCCCGACTGGCTGCCCACTCCGGAGGCGGGACACCCACCGATGCCGTGATCGTGAAAGGCCGGGCCATGGCGCGCCGCCACGCCCACCAGATCACCGACCGGGCCGTGGCTGCGGCGCGTGCCTTTCAGGAAGAGAACCCGCTGCGACCGGGTGTACCGAAGGCCAGTCTCGCCAGCAGCATCGAAGTCGATCTCGACTTCCTCGAGGCATTGATCGATTCCGGCGACGAGTTGCGCGACGACGGGGCGACCGTGGCAACCGCAGACTTCGCGGGCGGACTCGATGCGGGGCGCGAGGCGGACTGGGAGTCTGTTCGAGACGAGCTCCGAACGGCCGGTTTGGCTGTGCCTCGCATCAAGGAACTGTCGATTGATCCGGATCTACTGCACGCGCTGCTTCGAGAGGCACGGATTGTGAGGGTCGGGCCTGAACTGGTCTATTTGCCCGAGCAGCTCGATGGCCTCATCGAGCGCATGAGAGCGATGCCGACACCATTCACCGTCGCCGAGTTCCGCGACCACTTCGGATTGTCCAGGAAATACGCCGTCCCGCTCCTCGAATGGATGGACGCCAACGGCGTCACGGAGCGGGACGGTGATGTCCGGACGGTTCAGGCCGATTGA
- the selA gene encoding L-seryl-tRNA(Sec) selenium transferase: MLRHLPSVDALVREIGSPLPATLVTEIARRSIDEARRRLSAGEEVEARSIAEDKLSKLENSRPRKVLNATGVLLHTNLGRAPLAATAAEAALRAATGYGNLEFDLSTGRRGGRGAYVQTLLRVLTGAEAALVVGNNAGALLLTLAAIGGDGRVPVSRGELIEIGGSYRLPELMAASHARMVEVGTTNRTRRSDYERAMTADTTLLLKVHPSNYRVMGFSEDTSLRDLVEVGREHGVPVAFDIGSGLLDDNVPWLDGPPPAWLKNEPGVRQALSAGAGIVSFSGDKLLGGPQAGIIVGHGELIERMATHPIARALRIDGANLAALAVTLELYADGRGSEIPFWQMAAQSYEDLEMRLGRLRTVAGGDIRAGSSVPGAGSVPGAELPTPVLAITDIDTDEVWDRLLASETPVVARRDAGELIIDIRAVPVSDDDALAAALAAACR, from the coding sequence ATGCTGCGGCACCTCCCTTCCGTTGATGCACTGGTTCGCGAGATCGGGTCCCCGCTGCCGGCGACCCTCGTCACCGAGATAGCCCGCCGGTCTATCGATGAGGCTCGCCGGCGGCTCTCGGCAGGCGAAGAGGTCGAGGCGCGCTCGATTGCCGAGGACAAGTTGTCGAAGCTCGAGAACTCTCGGCCGCGCAAGGTGCTGAACGCCACAGGCGTCCTCCTGCACACGAATCTGGGAAGGGCCCCACTTGCTGCAACCGCTGCGGAGGCCGCCCTTCGAGCAGCAACCGGATACGGCAACCTCGAGTTCGACCTGTCGACCGGGCGGCGGGGCGGGAGGGGTGCATATGTGCAGACCCTCCTTCGCGTCCTGACCGGCGCGGAAGCCGCGCTGGTCGTGGGCAACAACGCCGGCGCTCTGCTGCTCACCCTGGCCGCCATCGGAGGTGACGGCCGGGTCCCCGTGTCCCGGGGGGAGTTGATAGAGATCGGCGGTTCCTACCGTCTGCCCGAACTGATGGCCGCCAGCCATGCCCGCATGGTCGAGGTCGGAACCACCAACCGCACCCGCCGCTCCGACTACGAGAGGGCCATGACCGCCGACACGACTCTCCTGCTCAAGGTGCATCCGTCCAACTACCGCGTGATGGGTTTCTCCGAGGACACCTCACTGCGGGATCTCGTCGAGGTCGGACGGGAGCATGGTGTTCCCGTCGCATTCGACATCGGTTCGGGATTGCTGGACGACAACGTTCCCTGGCTCGATGGTCCGCCTCCCGCATGGCTCAAGAATGAGCCCGGCGTCCGGCAAGCGCTCTCCGCCGGAGCCGGCATCGTCAGTTTCTCCGGCGACAAACTGCTCGGCGGCCCGCAGGCCGGAATCATCGTGGGGCACGGTGAGCTGATCGAGCGGATGGCGACCCACCCGATCGCCCGGGCGCTGCGAATCGACGGAGCCAACCTGGCGGCACTGGCCGTGACCCTGGAGCTATACGCGGACGGGCGCGGATCGGAGATTCCGTTCTGGCAGATGGCTGCGCAGAGCTATGAAGACCTGGAGATGAGGCTCGGCCGGCTTCGAACGGTCGCCGGTGGAGACATTCGTGCGGGTAGTTCGGTTCCAGGAGCAGGATCGGTGCCGGGTGCCGAGCTGCCCACACCCGTGCTGGCAATCACCGACATCGATACCGACGAAGTATGGGATCGACTGCTCGCTTCGGAAACGCCGGTTGTGGCACGAAGGGACGCAGGTGAGCTGATCATCGACATTCGCGCCGTCCCGGTATCCGACGACGACGCCCTCGCCGCCGCGCTGGCCGCCGCATGCCGGTAA
- a CDS encoding FxsA family protein — protein MLVLLFIAVPIAELFVLVAVEDRIGLGTTVAAILLTAVLGASLLRRQGGATMSAIRGQISSGQFPGKDLAHGGILLFAGGLLLTPGFLTDAVGFALMVPAVRELVRIRLAGFFRNRTVIL, from the coding sequence ATGCTGGTTTTGCTCTTCATCGCAGTACCCATCGCGGAACTCTTCGTCCTCGTGGCCGTGGAGGACCGCATCGGACTCGGCACCACCGTGGCCGCCATACTCCTCACTGCGGTGCTCGGAGCCTCGCTGCTGCGCAGGCAAGGCGGAGCAACGATGTCGGCCATCCGGGGGCAGATCTCATCGGGGCAGTTCCCCGGAAAGGACCTGGCCCACGGGGGGATACTCCTCTTTGCAGGCGGACTCCTCCTCACTCCAGGGTTTCTCACCGACGCGGTCGGCTTCGCGCTGATGGTGCCCGCGGTGCGGGAACTGGTGAGAATCCGGCTCGCCGGGTTCTTCCGAAATCGCACCGTCATTCTCTGA
- a CDS encoding MBL fold metallo-hydrolase: MEIERLLAPNPGLFTGPGTNTYLVRSGAAALIVDPGPVDSSHARAILEAVAADAVLGILVTHSHPDHAPLANPLGRDLGVPVYGYEPGPQFDPDVLVGDDARIPVGAERLTVLYTPGHSADHLCFLAGDVLFTGDHIMGGSTVVVEDMVAYLDSLRRLGALSLRKLYPGHGPIMDDPRAVIDDYIGHRLEREEQIVAALAAGAGTVGAVVEDVYADVDPALHPLAAHSVAAHLNKLVAEGRASFEGSADELWGALVRLIGAPS, encoded by the coding sequence GTGGAGATAGAACGGCTGCTCGCCCCCAATCCTGGACTGTTCACGGGTCCCGGCACCAACACCTATTTGGTCCGGTCGGGCGCCGCCGCCCTCATCGTGGATCCGGGACCGGTCGATTCATCGCACGCCCGGGCGATTCTCGAAGCGGTTGCCGCCGACGCCGTGCTCGGCATCCTGGTGACCCATTCCCATCCGGATCATGCACCGCTCGCCAATCCGCTCGGCCGTGATCTGGGAGTCCCGGTCTACGGCTACGAACCCGGTCCTCAGTTCGACCCGGATGTGCTGGTCGGCGACGACGCTCGGATCCCGGTCGGCGCCGAACGGCTGACGGTGCTCTACACGCCCGGACATTCCGCGGATCACCTGTGCTTCCTTGCGGGCGACGTGCTGTTCACCGGTGACCACATCATGGGCGGGTCGACCGTGGTAGTCGAAGACATGGTCGCCTATCTCGATTCGTTGAGGCGCCTCGGTGCACTATCGCTGAGGAAGCTCTACCCGGGACACGGGCCGATCATGGACGATCCCCGGGCGGTGATCGACGACTACATCGGCCACCGCCTGGAGCGGGAAGAGCAGATCGTCGCCGCGCTGGCCGCAGGTGCAGGCACCGTCGGCGCGGTGGTCGAAGATGTGTACGCCGACGTCGACCCGGCCCTTCATCCGCTTGCCGCTCATTCTGTGGCGGCCCACCTCAACAAACTCGTTGCTGAAGGGCGGGCGTCCTTCGAAGGCTCGGCGGATGAGCTCTGGGGGGCTCTCGTTCGGCTCATCGGGGCTCCGTCGTGA
- a CDS encoding peptidoglycan DD-metalloendopeptidase family protein, whose protein sequence is MRWLRLVGAVVVMALLALPALAQVSDDDLSAAEREVATTRAELEALAVELEAATVRSVELDAEISRINRSILETQVQVAAALERLQERAVALYTAAASNRVSLLFFSGTPEQLGAGLSYLESLALDDEQLVNDLEGLRSEYERQLGVLSDLEGEQRVTVERLDSAAVSLNDRLDDAQASYVALVEQRRIEEEEQRRIEEELRRLAEEQRLAEEAARAATSTTTTVVTTTSTAAVSSTTTLPDESTTTTTETTTPTTTPTTTPPPAGNLVCPINGFTTFTDTWGAPRSGGRTHQGVDMLAARGTPAVAIESGTILRLGNSSLGGITIWLTGVSGDEYYYAHLDGWAPGLSVGQSVAAGELVGTVGSSGNASYTVPHLHFELHPGGGSAVNPYPLVKGLCG, encoded by the coding sequence GTGAGGTGGCTGCGCCTCGTCGGGGCGGTGGTCGTCATGGCGCTGCTGGCATTGCCGGCGCTTGCGCAGGTGTCCGACGACGATTTGTCCGCCGCCGAACGGGAGGTCGCCACAACCCGGGCCGAGCTCGAAGCCCTGGCTGTGGAGTTGGAGGCAGCCACGGTCCGCTCCGTCGAGCTGGACGCGGAGATCTCCCGCATCAACCGGTCGATCCTCGAAACGCAGGTTCAGGTGGCGGCCGCACTCGAGCGACTCCAGGAACGGGCCGTGGCCCTTTACACGGCGGCGGCCTCCAACCGCGTTTCGCTGCTGTTCTTCTCCGGGACGCCGGAGCAACTCGGGGCCGGCCTCAGCTATCTCGAGAGCCTGGCCCTGGACGACGAGCAGCTGGTCAACGATCTCGAAGGGCTTCGATCTGAGTACGAACGCCAGCTGGGCGTCCTTTCCGACCTCGAGGGAGAGCAACGAGTGACCGTTGAGCGACTCGATTCAGCGGCGGTATCGCTGAACGATCGACTCGACGACGCCCAGGCCTCCTACGTCGCGCTGGTCGAGCAGCGAAGGATCGAGGAAGAGGAGCAGCGCCGAATAGAAGAGGAACTCCGACGGCTGGCAGAAGAGCAACGGCTGGCAGAGGAGGCTGCTCGCGCCGCGACTTCGACCACCACGACGGTCGTCACGACCACCTCAACGGCAGCCGTTTCGTCCACTACGACGCTGCCGGATGAATCGACGACCACAACCACCGAAACCACCACCCCGACCACCACCCCGACCACCACGCCCCCTCCGGCGGGGAACCTGGTGTGTCCGATCAACGGGTTCACGACCTTCACCGATACCTGGGGAGCCCCGCGCAGCGGCGGAAGGACGCACCAGGGAGTCGACATGCTGGCGGCTCGGGGAACTCCGGCGGTGGCGATTGAGTCCGGCACGATTCTCCGGTTGGGCAACAGCAGCCTGGGTGGGATAACGATCTGGCTGACCGGCGTCTCCGGGGACGAGTACTACTACGCACACCTGGACGGCTGGGCGCCCGGCCTCTCTGTGGGGCAGTCCGTGGCTGCCGGCGAACTGGTGGGGACGGTCGGTTCGTCGGGCAACGCTTCATACACCGTCCCGCACCTCCACTTCGAGCTCCACCCGGGTGGAGGCTCGGCGGTGAATCCCTATCCCCTGGTCAAGGGACTGTGCGGCTAG
- a CDS encoding P-loop NTPase, with the protein MTTKNDVLEALRGVFDPELGTDIVELGMVQDVEITPAGVVTLGIALTIAECPMRSQIEEDAVRKVSALRSVTDVQIDIRAMTQKQRSGVMERARKTARDKAEPTRIDPKTRVIAVGSGKGGVGKSSVSVNLAVGISDLGYRVGLLDADIWGFSIPRMLGTSERLEANDEKIIIPVHVHGIDVVSTGLIVESEETALMWRGLMLSKALEQFLHQVEWGELDYLIIDLPPGTGDIQMALSRLLPQAEMVVVTTPQKAAQKVAIRVADMARRSYMPVVGVIENMAGFVCDHGTRYDLFGSGGGLELAESIGVPLIGTIPVDAGVVEGGDSGTPVARFAPASAAGAALMATAQRVVDLVPPVEDETCTARIARLVEALEAQPA; encoded by the coding sequence GTGACCACGAAGAATGACGTATTAGAGGCGCTGCGCGGGGTATTCGATCCGGAACTGGGGACGGACATCGTCGAGCTCGGCATGGTCCAGGATGTGGAGATCACCCCGGCCGGAGTCGTGACGCTCGGAATCGCGCTGACGATCGCCGAATGTCCGATGCGTTCGCAGATCGAAGAAGACGCCGTCCGCAAGGTCTCGGCGCTGCGCAGTGTCACCGATGTGCAAATCGACATCCGGGCGATGACCCAGAAGCAGCGTTCCGGCGTGATGGAGCGGGCCAGAAAAACCGCCAGGGACAAAGCCGAACCGACCAGGATCGACCCCAAGACCAGAGTGATCGCGGTCGGCTCCGGCAAAGGAGGCGTCGGGAAGTCGTCGGTCAGCGTGAATCTGGCCGTCGGCATCTCCGACCTCGGTTACCGCGTTGGTCTGCTCGATGCCGACATATGGGGCTTCTCGATTCCCCGCATGCTCGGCACGAGCGAACGCCTCGAAGCGAACGACGAGAAGATCATCATCCCGGTTCATGTGCACGGCATCGATGTCGTCTCAACCGGCCTCATCGTCGAGTCGGAAGAGACCGCCCTCATGTGGCGGGGTCTCATGCTTTCGAAGGCCCTCGAGCAGTTCCTGCATCAGGTGGAGTGGGGAGAGCTCGACTACTTGATCATCGACTTGCCACCCGGAACCGGCGATATCCAAATGGCGCTGTCGAGACTTCTCCCGCAGGCAGAGATGGTCGTCGTCACCACTCCTCAGAAGGCCGCGCAGAAGGTCGCCATCCGGGTGGCGGACATGGCCCGAAGGTCGTACATGCCCGTCGTCGGAGTCATCGAGAACATGGCCGGATTCGTTTGCGACCACGGGACCCGCTACGACCTCTTCGGATCGGGAGGAGGCCTCGAGCTGGCCGAGTCGATTGGAGTTCCATTGATAGGCACCATCCCGGTCGACGCCGGCGTCGTCGAAGGAGGAGACTCGGGGACTCCGGTAGCCCGTTTCGCACCGGCGAGCGCCGCAGGTGCCGCCTTGATGGCAACCGCCCAGCGTGTTGTCGACCTGGTTCCTCCGGTTGAAGACGAAACCTGCACCGCTCGCATCGCACGACTCGTAGAAGCGCTGGAGGCGCAGCCGGCATAG
- the erpA gene encoding iron-sulfur cluster insertion protein ErpA — MSQPLAFKPRVPQKAVDLTDGAINKLRQLIEAEGDDTMALRLAVRPGGCSGFSYEMFFDNEFDGADTVEEYEGVKVVVDPQSLEMVRGATLDYKDGLTGAGFAINNPNVTRSCGCGNSFS, encoded by the coding sequence ATGAGTCAGCCGTTGGCATTCAAGCCGCGTGTACCGCAGAAGGCCGTCGATCTGACGGATGGCGCCATCAACAAGCTGCGCCAGCTCATCGAAGCCGAAGGCGATGACACGATGGCCCTCCGTCTGGCAGTGCGTCCGGGCGGCTGTTCGGGATTCTCCTACGAGATGTTCTTCGACAACGAGTTCGACGGAGCCGACACCGTCGAAGAGTACGAAGGCGTCAAGGTCGTCGTCGACCCGCAGAGCCTCGAAATGGTGCGCGGTGCGACTCTCGATTACAAGGACGGGCTGACCGGCGCGGGGTTTGCAATCAACAACCCGAACGTCACCCGCTCCTGCGGCTGCGGCAACAGCTTCTCCTGA
- a CDS encoding Rid family detoxifying hydrolase, whose protein sequence is MPKHVLSTPSAPPALGPYSVAVEAAGLVFISGQVALDPATGDRAPDDVVAQSKQIMKNLEAILADIGLGFADVVKTTIFLADMADFPKVNEVYGAAFTDRPPARSTVEVAALPGGFLVEIETIAAR, encoded by the coding sequence ATGCCCAAACACGTACTCAGCACCCCCAGCGCGCCGCCCGCCCTCGGACCGTATTCGGTAGCAGTCGAAGCCGCCGGCCTCGTGTTCATCTCCGGTCAGGTCGCGCTTGATCCGGCCACCGGCGACAGAGCCCCCGACGATGTCGTGGCGCAGTCGAAGCAGATCATGAAGAACCTCGAGGCGATCCTTGCCGATATCGGGCTCGGCTTCGCCGATGTAGTCAAGACCACCATCTTCCTGGCCGACATGGCCGACTTCCCGAAGGTCAACGAGGTCTACGGAGCGGCCTTCACCGACCGGCCACCGGCCCGCTCCACCGTTGAGGTGGCCGCCCTGCCCGGTGGTTTTCTGGTCGAAATCGAAACCATCGCGGCGCGCTGA